One window from the genome of [Mycobacterium] stephanolepidis encodes:
- a CDS encoding HD domain-containing protein, whose protein sequence is MAVLTDDLRADLLRRWSEPHRRHHDVVHLREVLDAVDLLAQDGVIFEREPVELAAWFHDAVYEIGRADNERQSAQLARELLPPSIGDEVARLVVLTETHRVEPDDPNGAVLSDADLSVLGASADRYARYVDAVRQEYAPIPDEVFRPERARVLGALLDKAELFHTEAARVRWEVAARRNIEAELRRLA, encoded by the coding sequence ATGGCGGTACTCACCGACGATCTGCGCGCGGATCTGTTGCGCCGATGGTCCGAGCCGCACCGGCGGCACCACGATGTCGTGCATCTGCGGGAGGTGCTCGACGCGGTGGATTTACTTGCGCAGGACGGTGTGATCTTCGAGCGCGAGCCCGTCGAGCTGGCGGCGTGGTTCCACGATGCGGTGTACGAGATCGGCCGCGCCGACAATGAGAGACAGTCCGCACAGTTGGCCCGGGAACTGTTACCTCCCAGCATTGGTGATGAGGTGGCGCGTCTGGTTGTGCTCACCGAGACGCATCGCGTCGAGCCGGACGATCCCAACGGTGCCGTGCTCAGCGATGCTGATCTGTCGGTACTCGGCGCGTCAGCAGATCGCTACGCGCGGTATGTCGACGCCGTGCGCCAGGAGTACGCGCCGATTCCCGATGAGGTGTTCCGGCCTGAACGTGCGCGGGTGTTGGGCGCCTTGCTGGACAAAGCCGAACTCTTTCATACCGAGGCGGCCAGGGTGCGTTGGGAAGTGGCCGCTCGACGCAACATCGAGGCGGAGCTGCGCAGGCTTGCCTGA
- a CDS encoding cytochrome P450, with translation MSAPALQPEPLSSPVATAARECPVNHDLYPGGPTFLRWHNTKVGYLKSWRLALGAVWSTYRHTISEYLADLPGQDDVIVARAPMRKTVIVRNPELARHVLVANQDNYIKSAEYDLLAVGFGRGLVTDLNEGLWNRNRRLVQPIFAKRQVDLFAPQMAEASARTLARWDELYAQGKAVDVTAEMNYLTMDIVAQTMFGIDLSGDMAERMRINFARLLKLFGVGYIVGAAPPLRWFVDKLATHGPDELASHTPRLAIRALRIGASVAAPRTMRGLRWVERTIDQLIADHHSGRITRQDNLLALLMAAEDPETGARYTDLEIRDELMTFLGAGFETTAAALAWTWYLLSRNPDARAKLGEEVDRVLGGRLPTAADVDNLPWTAAVLNEAMRVYPPILGLARAAKADDVLGDYPIPAGTTVTVLIDSIHHNERVWENARTFDPARFLKENLQPEQRKAHMPFGAGKRMCIASGFANLEAIIGIASLAQKYELEMVPGQKPRREVTFTGGPEGEILMQLRKRHP, from the coding sequence GTGTCGGCTCCAGCGTTGCAGCCAGAACCCCTTTCCTCGCCGGTCGCCACGGCGGCCCGTGAATGTCCGGTCAACCACGACCTCTATCCGGGCGGGCCGACGTTCCTACGGTGGCACAACACCAAGGTCGGCTATCTGAAGTCGTGGCGTCTCGCGCTCGGGGCGGTCTGGTCCACCTACCGGCACACGATCTCCGAGTATCTCGCCGACCTGCCCGGACAAGATGACGTCATCGTTGCGCGGGCGCCCATGCGTAAGACGGTGATCGTCCGTAATCCGGAACTGGCCCGTCATGTGCTGGTGGCCAATCAGGACAATTACATCAAGAGCGCCGAATATGACCTCCTGGCAGTCGGTTTCGGCCGCGGGCTGGTGACCGATCTCAACGAGGGACTCTGGAACCGAAATCGTCGGCTGGTGCAGCCGATCTTCGCCAAGCGCCAGGTCGACCTGTTCGCCCCGCAGATGGCGGAAGCCAGCGCGCGCACCCTCGCCCGGTGGGATGAGCTGTATGCCCAGGGGAAGGCCGTTGATGTCACCGCCGAGATGAACTACCTGACCATGGATATCGTCGCGCAAACGATGTTCGGCATCGATCTATCCGGCGACATGGCCGAGAGGATGCGGATCAACTTCGCACGCCTGCTGAAGCTCTTCGGCGTGGGCTACATCGTGGGGGCGGCTCCGCCGCTGCGCTGGTTCGTGGACAAGCTCGCCACCCACGGTCCCGACGAGTTGGCTTCACACACCCCTCGGTTGGCCATACGCGCGCTGCGTATCGGAGCGTCGGTGGCCGCGCCGCGGACCATGAGGGGTCTGCGCTGGGTTGAGCGCACTATCGATCAGCTCATCGCCGATCATCACTCCGGCCGGATCACCAGACAGGACAACCTGTTGGCGCTGTTGATGGCCGCCGAAGATCCCGAAACGGGCGCCAGGTATACGGATCTGGAGATCCGCGATGAACTGATGACCTTCCTCGGCGCAGGCTTTGAGACCACCGCCGCCGCGCTCGCGTGGACCTGGTATCTGTTGTCCCGCAATCCCGATGCGCGCGCGAAGCTCGGCGAAGAGGTTGACCGGGTGCTCGGTGGACGGTTACCCACCGCCGCGGATGTTGACAATCTGCCATGGACCGCCGCGGTGCTGAATGAGGCGATGCGTGTGTATCCGCCGATCCTGGGGTTGGCGCGTGCTGCGAAGGCCGACGACGTGCTGGGTGATTACCCGATTCCGGCCGGTACCACCGTCACCGTGTTGATCGACAGCATCCACCACAACGAGCGAGTGTGGGAGAACGCCAGGACCTTCGATCCCGCACGGTTCCTCAAGGAGAACCTGCAGCCCGAACAGCGCAAGGCGCACATGCCGTTTGGAGCGGGCAAGCGCATGTGTATCGCCTCGGGCTTCGCGAACCTGGAGGCCATCATCGGTATCGCGTCGCTGGCCCAGAAGTATGAGCTGGAAATGGTGCCGGGTCAGAAGCCGCGCCGCGAAGTGACCTTCACGGGAGGACCCGAGGGTGAGATCCTCATGCAGCTGCGTAAACGACATCCCTGA
- a CDS encoding cytochrome P450, translated as MEGHVTEASTIDREADTPEPTAPPLVTLPKLAQGIAFVASRRWTTSRLAKKYGKVYTINIPKFGYTVVVADPDLTRQVFTTSTEILGNIQPNLSQQLGPGSVFALERNEHRHRRKLLAPKFHGKAMIQYEQIIEEETLRECASWPEGQQFETMEPMMRITLNAILRAVFGADGAELDELRELIPPWVVLASLTTRVPQPKRDYGRFSPWGRLKTYRARYDEVIALLIDKALAAPDFEDRTDILALLLRSTYDDGTTMSRSDVSDELLTLLAAGHETTATTLAWAFERITRHPPVLSRLAEEAQTENNEYRQATILEVQRSRPVIDFAGRHVLAPYVDIGPYRIPQGHSLVVSINLMHDDPAAFPNPERFDPERFTDAKPGNSWVPYGGGTRRCVGAAFANMEMDIVLRTVLRHFTIETTTAPNEKWHSRGVASCPKNNGLMTVRRR; from the coding sequence GTGGAGGGTCACGTGACCGAAGCCTCAACCATCGACCGAGAAGCCGATACGCCCGAGCCGACCGCTCCCCCGCTCGTGACACTCCCCAAGCTGGCCCAGGGCATCGCCTTCGTGGCCTCCCGACGGTGGACCACCAGCAGACTGGCCAAGAAGTACGGCAAGGTCTACACGATCAACATCCCCAAGTTCGGATACACGGTCGTGGTGGCGGACCCGGATCTCACCCGGCAGGTGTTCACCACGAGCACCGAGATTCTGGGCAACATCCAGCCCAATCTGAGCCAGCAGCTCGGACCCGGATCGGTCTTTGCCTTGGAGCGCAACGAACACCGGCATCGCCGCAAGCTACTCGCACCAAAGTTCCACGGCAAGGCCATGATTCAGTACGAGCAGATTATCGAGGAGGAAACGCTGCGCGAATGCGCGTCATGGCCAGAGGGTCAGCAGTTCGAGACCATGGAACCGATGATGCGGATAACGCTCAACGCCATCTTGCGCGCTGTCTTCGGCGCCGACGGAGCCGAGCTGGACGAGCTACGCGAGCTGATTCCACCGTGGGTGGTACTGGCCTCTCTGACGACACGAGTCCCGCAGCCCAAACGCGACTACGGACGCTTCAGTCCGTGGGGCAGGTTGAAGACCTACCGCGCTCGTTACGACGAAGTGATCGCACTTCTCATCGACAAGGCACTCGCCGCACCGGATTTCGAGGATCGCACCGACATCCTCGCCCTGCTGTTGCGGTCCACCTACGACGACGGCACCACCATGTCGCGCAGCGACGTCTCCGACGAACTACTCACCCTGCTGGCGGCCGGTCACGAGACCACCGCCACCACTCTGGCCTGGGCCTTCGAACGGATCACCCGCCACCCGCCGGTGCTGTCGCGACTGGCAGAGGAAGCGCAGACCGAGAACAACGAATACCGCCAAGCGACAATCCTTGAGGTACAACGCAGCCGGCCCGTCATCGATTTCGCGGGACGTCACGTGCTGGCGCCCTACGTCGACATCGGGCCCTACCGAATCCCCCAGGGTCACTCCCTTGTGGTGAGCATCAATTTGATGCACGACGACCCGGCAGCCTTCCCCAACCCCGAGCGTTTCGACCCAGAACGCTTCACCGACGCCAAGCCCGGCAACTCGTGGGTTCCCTATGGCGGCGGGACCCGGCGCTGCGTCGGTGCGGCCTTCGCCAACATGGAGATGGACATCGTCCTGCGGACCGTGTTGCGGCACTTCACCATTGAAACCACGACGGCCCCCAACGAAAAGTGGCACTCACGCGGAGTCGCCTCGTGCCCGAAGAACAACGGGCTCATGACGGTGCGGCGCCGCTAA
- a CDS encoding MFS transporter encodes MTAVVDSRAQPESPVSRRTRRGAILALAIGGFGIGTTEFVAMGLLPNIAHGFHVTEPEAGHVISAYALGVVVGAPIIAALTARASRRTLLIALMIAFTIGNAATVFAPGYAALIASRFVAGLPHGAYFGVAALVAAHLAGPGERAKAVGQTMLGLSVANVVGVPVATWLGNTVGWRSAFAVVAVIGVVTVAALLRFLPGLTDMKITNPLTELSALRRAQVWFTLLIGIVGFGGMFAFYTYISTTLTSVSGLSRALVPLALALYGIGMVTGNVLGGWMADRSVVRAIAIGLVLVAVMLVIFAAVSRNPWAALVLVFAVGVAGTSLVPALQTRLMDVADDAQTLAAALNHSALNIANAGGAWLGGLVITAGYGYRAPSLVGAALALAGLGVLALSLLYARRRPFTPSAA; translated from the coding sequence ATGACTGCCGTTGTCGATTCACGCGCGCAGCCCGAGTCGCCCGTGTCCCGGCGCACCCGCCGAGGCGCGATTCTGGCACTTGCCATAGGTGGATTCGGGATCGGGACAACCGAATTCGTGGCGATGGGGCTGCTGCCCAACATCGCGCACGGCTTCCACGTCACCGAGCCCGAAGCCGGCCACGTCATCAGTGCCTATGCGCTGGGTGTGGTCGTGGGTGCACCGATCATCGCGGCACTCACCGCCCGGGCCTCGCGTCGGACCCTGCTCATCGCGCTCATGATCGCGTTCACGATCGGCAATGCGGCCACCGTCTTCGCGCCGGGGTACGCCGCGCTGATCGCGTCCAGGTTCGTCGCCGGGCTGCCCCACGGTGCGTACTTCGGCGTCGCTGCACTGGTGGCGGCACACCTTGCGGGCCCGGGGGAACGCGCCAAGGCCGTGGGGCAGACCATGTTGGGTTTGTCGGTGGCCAATGTCGTGGGTGTTCCGGTGGCCACCTGGCTCGGCAACACGGTGGGCTGGCGTTCGGCCTTTGCCGTCGTCGCGGTCATCGGCGTGGTCACGGTCGCGGCGTTGTTGCGGTTCTTGCCAGGACTGACGGATATGAAGATCACGAATCCGCTGACGGAGCTCAGCGCGCTGCGTCGCGCTCAGGTGTGGTTCACCCTGCTCATCGGCATTGTGGGCTTCGGCGGCATGTTCGCCTTCTACACCTACATCAGCACCACACTCACCAGCGTCTCCGGACTATCGAGGGCCCTCGTCCCGCTGGCATTGGCGCTCTACGGCATCGGCATGGTCACCGGAAACGTGCTGGGTGGCTGGATGGCGGACCGCAGTGTGGTCAGGGCCATCGCCATCGGTCTGGTGCTGGTGGCCGTGATGCTGGTGATTTTCGCGGCGGTATCCCGAAATCCTTGGGCCGCACTGGTGCTGGTGTTCGCGGTGGGGGTCGCCGGAACGTCACTGGTGCCCGCTCTGCAGACCCGATTGATGGATGTGGCAGATGACGCGCAGACGTTGGCCGCCGCGCTGAATCACTCGGCGCTCAATATCGCCAATGCCGGCGGCGCCTGGCTCGGTGGCCTGGTCATCACCGCTGGTTATGGCTATCGCGCCCCTTCTCTGGTCGGTGCGGCGCTGGCGCTCGCGGGACTCGGAGTACTCGCGTTGTCGCTGTTGTACGCCCGGCGCCGCCCATTCACGCCGTCAGCGGCCTGA
- a CDS encoding YdcF family protein → MEGALITRWATTMVVGAVLALCTPATVSAEPMATGKDFSKPAVVILGYGLKPDGSMRDKLYQRVVTGRAIANMFPNSFIIVTGGNPQNGVSEAEQMRNMLVGLGYPSDRIVVEPRANSTVQNAQFSVPLAKQAGASGIILVTNSTHQQRAGRNFTDAGGNVLATASFPDGDAPTNIGQFMRDIISPFR, encoded by the coding sequence CTGGAGGGCGCATTGATCACTCGATGGGCGACCACCATGGTCGTCGGTGCCGTTCTCGCGCTGTGCACGCCCGCGACCGTGAGCGCCGAGCCGATGGCCACGGGTAAGGACTTCTCGAAGCCCGCGGTCGTCATCCTCGGGTACGGCCTCAAGCCCGACGGCTCGATGCGCGACAAGCTGTATCAGCGGGTAGTGACGGGCAGGGCGATCGCCAATATGTTCCCGAACTCGTTCATCATCGTGACGGGCGGTAATCCGCAGAACGGTGTGTCAGAGGCCGAGCAGATGCGCAACATGCTTGTCGGCCTTGGGTATCCATCCGACCGCATCGTCGTGGAGCCCCGGGCCAACAGCACGGTGCAGAACGCGCAATTCTCGGTGCCGCTGGCCAAGCAGGCCGGCGCCTCGGGAATCATCCTGGTGACGAACTCGACCCATCAACAGCGCGCGGGCCGGAACTTCACCGATGCGGGTGGCAACGTGCTGGCCACCGCGAGCTTTCCCGATGGCGATGCGCCCACCAACATCGGGCAATTCATGCGCGACATCATCAGCCCGTTCCGCTGA